GAGGCGTTGTCGTTTCAAGTTTCATGAATTATTCGGGTTAGAACCACCAGACGCCAAACCAGCCGACCATCCCCGACGCAGCCAGCAGTTTCTGGGTACCCGTCAGCCGCCGGGTCGAGAGCACGACCGGCAGGCTGAGCGGGGAGGTGAGAAAGCACGCGGTGAAGAACACCCACGTGGGCAGCCGACGCGCGTGTGACGACTCCGGGAACAGCCCGCAAAACGGGCATTCGATCTCCCCGTGGAGCACCTGACCGCAACGCGCGCAACGCGTGCGGCCCAGGAGCTCGTCGAGGTCCGTGTCCTGGTCGCTCATACCGCGGAAGGAATCAGCGGCGCGACCGCGAGGCTTCCGGAACGATCGTGACCGCCAGCCGCTCGGTGCCGCGGATCAACGTGAGCGTGGAGGCCACGCCCACGGCCGTGTCCACCAGCAGCCGGTGGAGCGCGTCGATGCCGTCGACCGGCTGGTCGCCGAAGGCGATGAGCACGTCGCCCGGCAGCACGCCTGCGCGTTCGGCCGGGCTGTCGGATTCCACGGACGCCACCAGAATCCCGCGCTCCACGGGGAGGTCGTGAAAACGAACCAGCCGGCGGCGCAAGGGCGTGTCCTGTCCTGCAACGCCGAGATAGCCGCGGGTGATGCGGCCGTCCTTGAGCAACCGTCCCGCCACGAAGGCCGCGGTGTTGATCCCGATGGCAAAGCAGATACCCTGGGCCGGCCGGATGACCGCGGTGTTCACGCCGATGACGCGGCCGCGGCTGTCCACGAGCGGCCCCCCGGAGTTGCCGGGGTTGAGCGCCGCGTCGGTCTGGATCACGTTGTCGATCAGGCGCCCGGAGGTCGCGCGGAGCGAGCGGCCGAGCGCGCTCACCACCCCGGCCGTGACCGTACACTGAAACCCGTACGGATTGCCGATCGCGATCGCGAGCTGTCCCACGCGGACCGCGTGCGAGTCCGCGAACGTCACGGCCGGGAGCCCGTGCGCGCCAATACGGATGACGGCCAGATCCGTGTCGGGATCGTCGCCGATCAGATCCGCTTCCGCGCGGCGACCGTCGAACGACGTCACGGTCAGCCGGTCCGCGCCCCGCACCACGTGGCTGTTGGTCAGAATGAATCCGTCGGGGGTGAACAGGAATCCCGATCCGCTGCCTTGGGCCTCGAACGAGCGCCGACGCGCGGGTCCGCTCACCTGACGGTGCACGTCGATGTTGACGACCGAGGGA
The genomic region above belongs to Nitrospirota bacterium and contains:
- a CDS encoding trypsin-like peptidase domain-containing protein, which produces MKFDRDFDHAIELLSHDGSHIAEPRGEPRASDAELLDAYSDAVTTAADRVSPSVVNIDVHRQVSGPARRRSFEAQGSGSGFLFTPDGFILTNSHVVRGADRLTVTSFDGRRAEADLIGDDPDTDLAVIRIGAHGLPAVTFADSHAVRVGQLAIAIGNPYGFQCTVTAGVVSALGRSLRATSGRLIDNVIQTDAALNPGNSGGPLVDSRGRVIGVNTAVIRPAQGICFAIGINTAAFVAGRLLKDGRITRGYLGVAGQDTPLRRRLVRFHDLPVERGILVASVESDSPAERAGVLPGDVLIAFGDQPVDGIDALHRLLVDTAVGVASTLTLIRGTERLAVTIVPEASRSRR